A single window of Trueperaceae bacterium DNA harbors:
- a CDS encoding ABC transporter ATP-binding protein gives MSALLEARGVSCGYGRLKVLHDVDLHVGRGELVVLLGANGAGKSTLVAALVGWLKPTSGSIAFKGRDVTALAPWSRSRAGLGVVPERGRVFGDLTVAENLEVARPTAEGLRRVHEVFPILAERRHQLARTLSGGQRQMLALARALAKEPELLLVDEMSTGLMPMLVAELFAVLRRLADAGLPILLVEQNTKVLDIADRAYVMQTGSIILEGDAESLKRDEGVRKAYLGA, from the coding sequence GTGAGCGCGCTGCTGGAGGCCCGGGGCGTGAGCTGCGGCTACGGCCGCCTCAAGGTCCTGCACGACGTGGACCTGCACGTGGGCCGGGGCGAGCTGGTGGTGCTGCTGGGCGCCAACGGCGCCGGCAAGTCCACGCTCGTCGCGGCGCTGGTCGGTTGGCTCAAGCCGACGAGCGGGTCGATCGCGTTCAAGGGGCGCGACGTGACGGCGCTCGCCCCCTGGTCGCGGAGCAGGGCGGGGCTCGGCGTCGTCCCGGAGCGCGGGCGCGTCTTCGGGGACCTCACCGTCGCGGAGAACCTCGAGGTCGCGAGGCCCACGGCGGAGGGGCTCAGGCGCGTGCACGAGGTCTTCCCGATCCTGGCGGAGCGGCGGCACCAGCTCGCCCGGACCCTGTCCGGGGGGCAGCGTCAGATGCTGGCCCTGGCCCGCGCGCTCGCCAAGGAGCCCGAGCTCCTCCTGGTGGACGAGATGTCGACGGGGCTGATGCCGATGCTGGTCGCGGAGCTCTTCGCCGTGCTGCGTCGGCTGGCCGACGCGGGGCTGCCGATACTGCTCGTGGAGCAGAACACCAAGGTCCTGGACATCGCCGACAGGGCCTACGTGATGCAGACGGGCAGCATCATCCTCGAGGGGGACGCGGAGAGCCTCAAGCGCGACGAAGGAGTGAGGAAGGCGTACCTCGGCGCGTAG